Proteins from a single region of Symphalangus syndactylus isolate Jambi chromosome 12, NHGRI_mSymSyn1-v2.1_pri, whole genome shotgun sequence:
- the SFT2D2 gene encoding vesicle transport protein SFT2B isoform X2: MDKLKKVLSGQDTEDRSGLSEVVEASSLSWGTRIKGFIACFAIGILCSLLGTVLLWVPRKGLHLFAVFYTFGNIASIGSTIFLMGPVKQLKRMFEPTRLIATIMVLWHNKGLALIFCILQSLALTWYSLSFIPFARDAVKKCFAVCLA, translated from the exons ATGGACAAGCTGAAGAAGGTGCTGAGCGGGCAGGACACGGAGGACCGGAGCGGCCTGTCCGAG gTTGTTGAGGCATCTTCGTTAAGCTGGGGTACCAGGATAAAAGGCTTCATTGCGTGTTTTGCTATAGGAATTCTCTGCTCACTGCTG GGTACTGTTCTGCTGTGGGTGCCCAGGAAGGGACTACACCTCTTCGCAGTGTTTTATACCTTTGGTAATATCGCATCAATTGGGAg TACCATCTTCCTCATGGGACCAGTGAAACAGCTGAAGCGAATGTTTGAGCCTACTCGTTTGATTGCAACTATCATGGTGCTG tgGCATAACAAGGGACTTGCACTTATCTTCTGCATTTTGCAGTCTTTGGCATTGACGTG gTATAGCCTTTCCTTCATACCATTTGCAAG GGATGCTGTGAAGAAGTGTTTTGCCGTGTGTCTTGCATAA
- the SFT2D2 gene encoding vesicle transport protein SFT2B isoform X1, with protein MDKLKKVLSGQDTEDRSGLSEVVEASSLSWGTRIKGFIACFAIGILCSLLGTVLLWVPRKGLHLFAVFYTFGNIASIGSTIFLMGPVKQLKRMFEPTRLIATIMVLLCFALTLCSAFWWHNKGLALIFCILQSLALTWYSLSFIPFARDAVKKCFAVCLA; from the exons ATGGACAAGCTGAAGAAGGTGCTGAGCGGGCAGGACACGGAGGACCGGAGCGGCCTGTCCGAG gTTGTTGAGGCATCTTCGTTAAGCTGGGGTACCAGGATAAAAGGCTTCATTGCGTGTTTTGCTATAGGAATTCTCTGCTCACTGCTG GGTACTGTTCTGCTGTGGGTGCCCAGGAAGGGACTACACCTCTTCGCAGTGTTTTATACCTTTGGTAATATCGCATCAATTGGGAg TACCATCTTCCTCATGGGACCAGTGAAACAGCTGAAGCGAATGTTTGAGCCTACTCGTTTGATTGCAACTATCATGGTGCTG tTGTGTTTTGCACTTACCCTGTGTTCCGCCTTTTgg tgGCATAACAAGGGACTTGCACTTATCTTCTGCATTTTGCAGTCTTTGGCATTGACGTG gTATAGCCTTTCCTTCATACCATTTGCAAG GGATGCTGTGAAGAAGTGTTTTGCCGTGTGTCTTGCATAA